The following are from one region of the Alkalimarinus sediminis genome:
- a CDS encoding isovaleryl-CoA dehydrogenase, with amino-acid sequence MANQYSTLNFGLGETIDMLREQVKQFAENEITPIAAKTDLENEFPNHLWQRFGDMGVLGITVDESLGGANMGYLAHAIAMEEISRSSASIGLSYGAHSNLCVNQIYRNGTEEQRNKYLPKLISGEHIGALAMSEPNAGSDVVSMKLRADKKGDTYILNGSKMWITNGPDAHTYVIYAKTDVKKGPHGITAFIVERDYPGFSRSKKLDKLGMRGSNTCELVFQDCEVPAENILGGENNGVKVLMSGLDYERVVLAGGPIGIMQACMDVVVPYIHERKQFNQSIGEFQLIQGKVADMYTTLNACRAYLYAVASACDRGETTRKDAAGVILYCAEAATQMALDAIQILGGNGYINDYSTGRLLRDAKLYEIGAGTSEIRRMLIGREVFVETK; translated from the coding sequence ATGGCTAACCAGTACTCCACACTAAATTTTGGCCTAGGCGAAACAATCGACATGCTTAGAGAGCAAGTCAAACAGTTTGCTGAAAACGAAATAACACCTATTGCAGCCAAGACAGACTTAGAGAATGAATTTCCAAACCATCTATGGCAGAGATTTGGAGATATGGGTGTACTCGGTATTACCGTTGACGAGTCTCTCGGTGGTGCGAATATGGGCTACCTCGCTCACGCTATTGCGATGGAGGAGATCAGCCGTTCGTCTGCATCTATCGGTTTAAGCTACGGCGCACACTCAAACCTCTGTGTTAATCAAATCTACCGTAACGGCACTGAGGAGCAGCGAAACAAATATCTGCCTAAATTGATCTCCGGTGAGCATATTGGCGCCCTTGCCATGAGCGAACCAAACGCAGGTAGCGATGTCGTGAGTATGAAGTTAAGAGCCGATAAAAAAGGAGACACCTATATCCTTAACGGCAGCAAGATGTGGATTACCAATGGCCCTGATGCACATACCTACGTCATCTACGCGAAAACCGATGTCAAAAAAGGGCCTCATGGCATTACTGCTTTTATAGTTGAACGTGACTACCCAGGTTTTTCACGAAGCAAAAAACTAGACAAACTGGGAATGCGTGGATCCAACACTTGCGAACTGGTATTTCAGGATTGTGAGGTGCCTGCAGAAAACATACTAGGTGGCGAGAATAACGGCGTTAAAGTGCTAATGAGTGGCCTCGATTATGAACGCGTCGTACTGGCAGGCGGCCCTATCGGTATTATGCAAGCATGTATGGATGTCGTTGTACCTTATATCCATGAGCGCAAGCAATTCAACCAATCTATTGGTGAGTTTCAACTTATTCAAGGCAAAGTAGCCGACATGTATACCACCCTTAATGCCTGTCGCGCTTATTTGTATGCGGTAGCGTCAGCTTGTGACCGAGGCGAAACAACTCGCAAAGATGCTGCCGGCGTTATTCTTTACTGCGCCGAGGCAGCTACTCAAATGGCACTCGATGCTATTCAAATATTAGGGGGCAACGGTTATATCAATGATTACTCGACCGGTCGACTACTACGTGATGCCAAGTTGTATGAAATTGGCGCAGGTACTTCAGAGATAAGACGAATGCTAATAGGGCGAGAAGTATTTGTTGAGACCAAGTAA
- the gspF gene encoding type II secretion system inner membrane protein GspF, giving the protein MAAFEYKALDTKGRQKKGVIEADSSRQVRQQLRDKGLTPLSVETTVEKESRTRSFSSQGKSLSVKDLALITRQIATLIQAGIPIEEALSAVSDQNDKPRIRSIMLAIRAKVLEGYTLADSMAEFPNAFPKLYRSTVAAGEHAGHMDLVLNRLADYTEARQQARQKIQLAAIYPVILSVVAISIVVFLLTYVVPDIIEVFINNGQELPALTQSLLVVSDFLSQWGLYILVALIIGFAVFQYFLKKDAFRYSVHKKILTTPFISKLSKGMNTARFASTLSILNSSGVPLVEAIRISGEVLSNDCLKSSIMDAAVMVSEGSSLTKSLENTGYFPPMMLHMVASGESSGELDQMLERTAKNQENDLEGLISAIVGLFEPLMLLVMGVVVLIIVLAIMLPILSMSNLVG; this is encoded by the coding sequence ATGGCTGCGTTTGAATATAAGGCGTTAGACACCAAAGGCCGCCAGAAAAAGGGAGTTATAGAAGCTGATAGCTCGCGACAGGTGCGTCAACAGTTGCGTGATAAAGGTCTAACACCACTTTCTGTTGAAACTACGGTAGAGAAAGAGAGTAGAACCCGATCATTCTCATCCCAGGGTAAAAGTCTCAGTGTTAAAGATTTAGCCTTAATTACACGTCAGATAGCAACATTGATTCAGGCGGGTATTCCCATTGAAGAAGCGCTTAGTGCGGTGTCTGATCAGAATGACAAACCGCGCATTCGTAGCATTATGCTTGCTATCAGAGCAAAAGTGCTAGAGGGCTATACTTTGGCTGATAGTATGGCTGAGTTCCCCAATGCATTTCCTAAGCTTTATCGATCGACTGTTGCCGCGGGAGAACATGCAGGACATATGGACCTGGTGCTTAATAGACTTGCCGACTATACCGAAGCGCGCCAACAGGCGAGACAAAAGATACAGTTAGCAGCCATATACCCTGTGATCTTATCGGTAGTAGCAATATCCATAGTAGTGTTTCTACTCACTTATGTTGTGCCTGATATTATTGAAGTATTTATCAATAACGGACAAGAGCTACCTGCATTAACTCAGTCGTTGCTTGTGGTCAGCGATTTTCTCAGTCAATGGGGGCTCTATATTCTCGTCGCTCTGATTATTGGGTTTGCGGTTTTTCAGTACTTTCTGAAAAAAGATGCTTTTCGCTATTCAGTGCATAAAAAAATTCTCACCACCCCGTTTATCTCTAAGCTATCTAAAGGGATGAATACTGCTCGTTTTGCGAGTACGTTGAGTATACTTAACAGTAGCGGTGTGCCGTTGGTAGAGGCTATTCGAATTTCCGGTGAGGTATTATCCAATGACTGTCTGAAATCTTCGATAATGGATGCAGCGGTGATGGTAAGTGAGGGTTCTAGTTTAACCAAGTCCCTCGAAAATACAGGCTACTTTCCTCCAATGATGCTGCATATGGTTGCGAGCGGCGAATCTAGTGGCGAGTTAGACCAGATGCTAGAGCGAACGGCTAAAAATCAAGAGAATGATTTAGAGGGGCTTATTTCAGCGATCGTCGGTTTGTTTGAACCGCTGATGCTGTTGGTAATGGGCGTAGTGGTTCTGATTATTGTGCTAGCGATTATGTTACCCATACTGAGTATGAGTAACTTGGTTGGTTAG
- a CDS encoding enoyl-CoA hydratase/isomerase family protein, protein MDTNDTAAITQSLLYDISAQGVAHITINRPKIRNAFDQHLIAEMTEAFQQSENDQRVRLILLSSNGPHFSAGADLNWMKSMVNASHEENLKDAEKLEKLMSTINYCSKPVVTKVKGAVYGGGVGLVACSDIVLAEETSSFALSEVKLGLSPATIAPFVIDAIGSRAARHLFLTGEVFDASKALRIGLVGEVLPSEKLDAAVEMIITKLLNNGPRALISTKALIEQVHNQPRGQALTDYTCKLIAELRTSDEGQEGLSAFLNKRKPSWSTTSNSSLHSSKTDATTPSTDATTPSTNATTPSTNATTPSTKAE, encoded by the coding sequence ATGGATACAAACGATACAGCAGCCATTACACAGTCGCTCTTATATGACATTAGCGCTCAAGGCGTTGCACATATCACAATCAACAGACCTAAAATCCGAAATGCTTTTGACCAACACTTAATAGCTGAAATGACCGAAGCTTTTCAACAGTCAGAAAATGACCAGAGAGTCAGACTAATTTTATTGAGTTCAAATGGTCCGCACTTTTCAGCAGGGGCAGATTTAAACTGGATGAAGTCTATGGTCAATGCCAGTCACGAAGAAAACCTAAAAGACGCAGAAAAACTTGAAAAACTGATGTCTACGATTAATTACTGCAGTAAGCCAGTGGTAACTAAGGTAAAAGGTGCAGTCTATGGCGGAGGTGTTGGTTTGGTAGCCTGCTCAGATATTGTGTTAGCCGAAGAAACCTCAAGTTTTGCATTGAGCGAAGTAAAGCTAGGCTTGAGCCCTGCGACTATAGCCCCATTTGTAATTGATGCTATTGGTTCACGAGCCGCTCGACATCTATTTTTGACAGGTGAAGTGTTTGACGCGTCTAAAGCATTAAGAATTGGACTAGTGGGTGAAGTCCTGCCAAGTGAAAAGCTCGACGCAGCTGTTGAGATGATAATAACAAAGTTACTTAACAATGGACCTAGAGCATTAATATCAACCAAGGCCCTTATAGAGCAAGTACACAACCAGCCAAGGGGACAGGCTCTAACTGACTACACCTGCAAACTAATCGCAGAGCTAAGAACGTCTGATGAAGGGCAAGAAGGTTTAAGTGCATTTCTAAACAAGCGAAAGCCTTCATGGTCAACCACATCTAATTCGTCATTACACTCTTCTAAAACAGACGCTACAACACCATCAACAGACGCTACAACACCATCAACAAACGCTACAACACCATCAACAAACGCTACAACACCATCAACAAAGGCAGAATAA
- the gspJ gene encoding type II secretion system minor pseudopilin GspJ, producing the protein MYLVNQYNRNRGFTLLEVLIAIGITALIGLGTWQLLGGTIRAQEVTQKNSDRLEKLQKAMLILSRDVQQISHRAIRDEYGDFQPALSNRNALFVMELTRIGWRNPIGAVRSDLQRVSYELVDGELLRHYWTVLDRSQDSESVIQALLTDIDTLSLRFMNEENQWTDTWPPEQVDVDNQQLGNHLLPKALEITLVHNYFGTLTRLYDLPQFKDSSTTSSNNQSAGNQSTTQQENSNQQEAGQPATNDRDSSGNQK; encoded by the coding sequence ATGTATCTCGTCAATCAATATAACCGAAACCGTGGCTTTACACTGCTTGAAGTGCTGATAGCCATTGGTATTACTGCTCTCATCGGACTTGGTACCTGGCAACTTCTTGGTGGAACCATTAGAGCTCAAGAGGTTACGCAAAAAAACAGTGATCGTCTCGAAAAATTGCAAAAGGCCATGCTTATTCTATCTAGGGATGTTCAACAAATTAGCCATCGGGCTATTCGAGATGAGTACGGCGACTTTCAGCCTGCATTATCTAACCGAAATGCACTGTTTGTAATGGAGTTAACACGCATCGGTTGGCGCAACCCGATAGGGGCGGTTAGAAGTGATCTCCAACGAGTATCTTATGAGTTAGTTGATGGCGAGCTTCTCCGACATTACTGGACTGTATTAGATAGATCACAAGATAGCGAAAGTGTGATTCAAGCGCTATTAACAGATATTGATACCCTTTCTTTGCGCTTTATGAATGAAGAAAATCAATGGACTGATACATGGCCGCCGGAGCAGGTTGATGTTGATAATCAGCAACTAGGTAACCACTTGCTACCTAAGGCGCTCGAGATCACTTTAGTTCATAACTATTTTGGCACACTAACGCGCCTCTATGATCTTCCGCAATTTAAAGATAGTTCGACAACGTCAAGCAATAACCAGTCCGCTGGTAATCAGTCAACTACCCAACAAGAAAATTCGAATCAACAAGAAGCAGGTCAGCCTGCAACCAATGATAGAGATAGTAGTGGTAATCAAAAATGA
- a CDS encoding type II secretion system protein N, with translation MNTLGLQQKAPVVILVLLILAMLFTLGLQAYEFFMPGYSESSESAPVKEASTSTTRQQPRPELNVDQYELFGKPIDPNQQQQAVKTEDLPKTNLRLTLRGVSASTKIEQASALIEGPNKETLKYSVNDTLPGNAKLKSVHEKRIVIERNGRLENLYFPEDVNIGIVRNDSNRDSQNRPQSQLQPQAHTQPVRTQPIQVPQIPQNFSRPTTNLDNLSEERKQEIKSRLEKLREKMKQTP, from the coding sequence GTGAACACATTAGGATTACAACAAAAAGCGCCAGTCGTTATTCTGGTTTTATTAATTTTGGCAATGCTGTTTACGCTCGGACTGCAGGCTTATGAGTTTTTTATGCCTGGCTATAGTGAATCCTCAGAGTCTGCCCCAGTTAAAGAAGCATCAACTAGCACGACAAGACAACAGCCTCGCCCTGAATTAAATGTTGACCAATATGAGCTCTTTGGCAAACCCATAGATCCGAACCAACAGCAACAAGCGGTTAAAACAGAAGACCTTCCTAAAACCAACCTAAGGCTAACACTGCGTGGCGTATCAGCATCAACAAAAATTGAACAGGCCAGCGCACTAATTGAAGGTCCTAACAAAGAAACGTTAAAGTACTCCGTTAACGATACACTGCCAGGCAATGCAAAACTTAAAAGCGTTCACGAAAAGCGAATTGTAATAGAACGAAATGGCAGACTAGAGAACCTGTACTTTCCTGAGGATGTGAATATCGGCATTGTTCGTAATGATTCCAATCGCGATTCACAAAACCGACCACAAAGCCAGTTGCAGCCTCAAGCACACACTCAACCTGTTCGAACGCAACCGATACAAGTGCCTCAAATTCCGCAGAATTTCTCCAGACCTACTACTAACCTCGACAATCTTAGCGAAGAAAGGAAGCAAGAGATCAAGAGTCGTTTAGAGAAGCTAAGAGAAAAGATGAAGCAGACACCTTAA
- the gspI gene encoding type II secretion system minor pseudopilin GspI, giving the protein MASLTPSTLPPFKRPKGFTLLEVMIALIIFGLVATVIQKTTSQTISQYERIRLKTIASWIAENKMAEMRLSDSMPQAKESKEEVEFGKDFWQVTSKVTRTSDANLNRVDLTIFHKMSDDQFEQGNQVLTFTGYVGRY; this is encoded by the coding sequence ATGGCCAGTCTGACGCCGTCCACTTTGCCCCCTTTTAAACGGCCCAAAGGCTTCACGCTTTTAGAAGTGATGATCGCGCTCATAATCTTTGGCCTTGTTGCTACGGTAATACAAAAGACCACATCCCAAACTATCTCTCAATATGAACGAATTCGTCTCAAAACGATTGCCAGTTGGATTGCCGAAAACAAAATGGCAGAAATGCGTTTGAGTGACTCAATGCCGCAAGCGAAAGAGAGTAAGGAAGAGGTTGAGTTTGGGAAAGATTTTTGGCAAGTGACATCCAAAGTTACAAGAACTAGCGACGCTAATTTGAACCGTGTTGATCTGACTATCTTTCATAAAATGAGTGATGATCAGTTTGAACAAGGCAATCAAGTACTCACATTTACTGGTTATGTGGGGCGCTATTAA
- the gspE gene encoding type II secretion system ATPase GspE, protein MSFETSSVPVLSEPESNHGRLPFGFAKKHSVVIAKDHTGELCVLHVEALNNRLFCELNRITKGDLRFEQVPKDVFEESLSFAYQNDSAEAMQMVEGLGDDMDLASLADSVPETEDLLEQEDDAPIIRLINAILTEAVKTSASDIHIETFEKQLVVRFRVDGVLREIVQPKRALAPLLISRIKVMSKLDIAEKRIPQDGRISLRVGGREVDIRVSTMPSANGERIVLRLLDKQAGRLKLDSLGLSTRDLKTLKGLVSRPHGIILVTGPTGSGKTTTLYAGLSEINDKSRNILTVEDPIEYNLPGIGQTQVNTKVDMTFSRGLRAILRQDPDVVMIGEIRDLETSEIAVQASLTGHLVLSTLHTNSAVGSITRLIDMGVEPFLISSSMVGIIAQRLVRVLCTTCREPYQPDKEACDFLQQDPAEPPTIYRAKGCTECNHLGYRGRMGIYEVIDIDDQMRALIHSKAGELELEAYARKCGPSIHADGVAKILAGVTSVEEVLRVTHRE, encoded by the coding sequence TTGAGTTTCGAAACCAGCTCAGTACCAGTACTTTCGGAACCTGAATCAAATCACGGGCGACTGCCATTTGGTTTCGCAAAAAAACACTCGGTGGTCATAGCCAAAGATCATACAGGTGAGCTCTGTGTACTCCATGTCGAAGCACTTAATAACCGTCTTTTCTGTGAGCTCAACCGAATCACCAAAGGCGATTTACGTTTTGAACAGGTGCCTAAAGACGTTTTTGAAGAGTCGCTCTCCTTTGCTTATCAAAATGACTCAGCTGAAGCCATGCAAATGGTGGAAGGGCTAGGGGATGATATGGATCTTGCTAGTTTAGCGGACTCCGTACCCGAAACTGAAGATCTATTAGAGCAAGAAGATGATGCACCTATTATCAGACTGATAAACGCTATCTTAACTGAAGCGGTCAAAACCAGTGCTTCTGATATCCATATAGAGACATTTGAAAAACAATTAGTCGTTCGCTTTAGAGTAGATGGCGTACTTCGCGAAATTGTGCAACCAAAACGAGCCTTAGCCCCACTGTTAATCAGTCGTATTAAGGTTATGTCCAAGTTGGATATTGCTGAAAAGCGGATCCCCCAAGATGGGCGTATATCCTTGAGAGTGGGCGGCAGAGAAGTCGATATTCGAGTTTCAACGATGCCTTCAGCTAATGGAGAACGCATTGTTCTGCGTTTGCTTGATAAACAAGCAGGCCGATTAAAGCTAGACTCTCTTGGCTTATCAACGCGAGATCTCAAAACCCTAAAAGGGTTAGTCAGCCGCCCACACGGAATTATTTTGGTTACCGGTCCTACAGGGTCGGGTAAAACAACCACACTTTATGCCGGGTTGTCTGAAATAAATGATAAAAGCCGCAATATACTCACTGTAGAAGACCCGATTGAATATAACCTACCTGGTATCGGCCAGACACAGGTCAACACCAAAGTAGACATGACGTTTTCAAGAGGTCTAAGAGCCATACTTCGACAAGACCCTGATGTGGTGATGATCGGTGAGATTCGTGACTTAGAAACCTCCGAAATAGCGGTTCAGGCCAGCTTAACAGGTCATTTGGTTCTATCAACACTGCATACCAATAGTGCAGTAGGATCTATTACCCGGTTAATCGACATGGGAGTAGAGCCATTCTTAATCTCTTCAAGTATGGTCGGGATTATTGCACAGAGGCTCGTGAGAGTTCTCTGCACAACTTGCCGAGAGCCTTATCAACCCGATAAAGAGGCTTGTGACTTTTTACAACAAGACCCTGCTGAGCCACCAACAATATATCGTGCGAAAGGCTGCACCGAGTGCAACCATTTAGGCTATCGAGGGCGGATGGGGATTTACGAAGTCATCGATATCGATGATCAGATGCGCGCCCTTATACACAGTAAAGCGGGGGAGCTTGAGCTAGAAGCCTACGCCCGTAAGTGTGGGCCGAGCATTCATGCAGATGGCGTGGCGAAAATATTAGCGGGCGTCACATCGGTTGAAGAAGTACTCCGCGTCACCCATAGGGAGTAA
- a CDS encoding MerR family transcriptional regulator encodes MAKTYLIGELSKEFDVTTRTIRFYESEGLLAPTRDGQKRIYSDQDRVNLKLILRGKRLGFSLAESKDLIELYDPESGNTKQLKTLLEKIEQQRALLAQQLTDIQLMQAELDDAELRCREAFTHSCAE; translated from the coding sequence ATGGCAAAAACATATTTGATTGGAGAGCTATCCAAAGAGTTTGATGTGACCACCCGAACCATCCGCTTTTATGAGTCTGAAGGGTTGCTTGCCCCCACGCGTGATGGGCAGAAACGAATCTACTCAGACCAAGATCGCGTCAATCTAAAACTTATTCTTAGAGGAAAACGGCTCGGCTTTAGTCTCGCTGAGTCTAAAGACCTTATTGAGTTATATGACCCTGAATCAGGCAACACCAAACAGCTAAAAACGCTGCTTGAGAAAATCGAACAACAACGCGCCTTGCTTGCACAACAACTTACCGACATTCAGTTGATGCAAGCAGAGCTCGACGATGCGGAGCTACGTTGCCGAGAAGCCTTTACGCATTCATGTGCAGAATAA
- the gspG gene encoding type II secretion system major pseudopilin GspG, with amino-acid sequence MNTIKLQRGFTLIEIMVVMVILGLLVAVVAPNILGRGEQARITVAETQIREVSNALDLYKLDNFSYPSTEQGLEALVTKPSGFPEPKNWNKDGYMKTVPVDPWGNPYQYISPGVNGPFDLYSLGSDGKEGGEEEGADIGNWDVKE; translated from the coding sequence ATGAATACAATCAAACTACAGCGCGGTTTTACGCTAATCGAAATTATGGTCGTTATGGTAATTTTGGGTCTGTTGGTAGCCGTAGTTGCGCCAAATATACTTGGACGAGGCGAGCAAGCACGTATCACCGTCGCTGAAACCCAAATAAGAGAAGTGTCGAACGCACTTGACCTTTATAAGCTTGATAATTTTAGTTACCCCAGCACAGAGCAGGGGCTTGAAGCCCTAGTGACCAAGCCAAGCGGTTTCCCTGAGCCTAAAAATTGGAATAAAGATGGTTACATGAAGACCGTGCCAGTCGATCCATGGGGAAATCCATACCAGTACATTAGCCCAGGCGTAAATGGCCCATTTGATCTTTATTCATTAGGCTCTGATGGCAAAGAAGGTGGAGAAGAAGAGGGTGCAGATATCGGTAACTGGGATGTAAAAGAGTAA
- a CDS encoding carboxyl transferase domain-containing protein, with product MAILKSKVNPHSETFAQRQLAMTKLVEKLDSIVDDIKLGGGEASLKKHLSKGKLPPRDRVAKLLDPGAPFLEICQLAGHEVYDEKVPGAGVIAGIGRVEGIECMIVANDSTVKGGTYYPLSVKKHIRAQTIAEENGLPCIYLVDSGGANLPQQDEVFPDAEHFGHIFYRQANMSAKGIPQIAVVMGLCTAGGAYVPAMADESIMVKDQSTIFLAGPPLVKAATGEDVTAEDLGGADVHCKRSGVADYYAQNEEHALHLARQCIKNTHHQKQATPTYQTPEPPLYPVEELNGVVPVDLKTPYDAREIIARLVDGSEFDEFKQQFGTTLVCGFSRIMGYPVGIIANNGVLFSESAQKGAHFIELCCQRNIPLVFLQNITGFMVGKKYEEGGIAKHGAKMVTAVACAKVPKYTVVVGGSFGAGNYGMCGRAYNPRFMWMWPNAKIAVMGGEQAAGVLAQVKRANYERKNVNWSEEEESQFKQPIIDQFEEQSDPYYASARLWDDGIIKPADTRRVLGLAISASYNIEQEETRFGVFRM from the coding sequence ATGGCCATCTTAAAGAGTAAAGTTAACCCCCACTCTGAGACATTTGCTCAACGACAACTAGCAATGACTAAGCTAGTCGAAAAACTTGACTCGATTGTTGATGATATAAAACTGGGTGGTGGCGAAGCCTCGCTAAAAAAACACCTGAGTAAAGGCAAACTCCCCCCTCGGGATCGAGTAGCCAAGTTACTTGACCCCGGAGCACCCTTTCTTGAAATCTGCCAGTTAGCAGGCCACGAGGTTTATGATGAGAAAGTCCCTGGCGCGGGTGTGATAGCGGGTATTGGTCGCGTTGAAGGGATCGAATGCATGATAGTCGCCAATGACTCTACGGTTAAAGGCGGCACTTATTACCCGTTATCGGTTAAAAAACATATAAGGGCGCAAACCATTGCAGAAGAGAACGGCCTACCCTGCATCTATCTGGTTGATTCTGGCGGAGCGAATCTTCCGCAACAAGATGAAGTATTCCCGGATGCAGAGCACTTTGGTCACATATTCTATCGACAAGCGAATATGTCAGCCAAAGGCATTCCACAAATCGCTGTAGTCATGGGGCTCTGCACTGCGGGTGGTGCCTACGTACCAGCTATGGCCGATGAAAGCATCATGGTGAAAGACCAAAGCACAATATTTTTAGCTGGCCCTCCACTGGTAAAAGCAGCGACCGGAGAAGATGTGACGGCTGAAGATCTCGGCGGAGCTGATGTGCATTGTAAGCGATCAGGGGTTGCAGATTACTATGCTCAAAACGAAGAACACGCACTTCACCTTGCAAGACAATGCATAAAGAACACCCACCATCAAAAGCAAGCAACACCAACTTATCAGACTCCAGAGCCCCCTTTATACCCTGTCGAAGAATTAAATGGCGTGGTACCTGTAGACCTAAAGACCCCTTATGATGCGAGAGAGATAATAGCCAGATTGGTGGATGGTTCTGAATTCGACGAGTTTAAACAGCAGTTTGGTACAACGTTGGTCTGCGGGTTCTCCCGCATCATGGGTTATCCTGTCGGCATAATTGCAAATAACGGTGTTCTTTTTTCTGAGTCCGCCCAAAAAGGCGCTCATTTTATAGAGCTATGCTGTCAACGTAACATCCCCCTCGTCTTTCTGCAGAATATAACCGGCTTTATGGTGGGTAAAAAGTATGAAGAAGGTGGTATCGCCAAGCACGGTGCAAAAATGGTGACAGCTGTCGCCTGCGCCAAAGTGCCTAAATACACCGTAGTGGTCGGCGGTAGTTTTGGAGCGGGTAATTACGGTATGTGTGGTAGAGCCTACAACCCCCGCTTTATGTGGATGTGGCCCAATGCAAAAATTGCGGTTATGGGGGGCGAACAAGCAGCAGGCGTTTTGGCACAAGTTAAAAGAGCTAATTACGAGCGAAAGAATGTCAACTGGAGTGAGGAAGAAGAGAGTCAGTTTAAACAGCCCATAATTGATCAATTCGAAGAGCAGTCCGACCCATACTACGCAAGCGCCCGACTCTGGGATGACGGTATCATCAAGCCCGCTGACACTCGTCGAGTGCTGGGTTTAGCGATATCTGCTTCTTACAACATAGAACAAGAAGAGACTCGGTTTGGGGTTTTTCGCATGTAA
- the gspH gene encoding type II secretion system minor pseudopilin GspH — MMIIAPTVITKRHQGFTLIEILVVMVLLGLLTGVAVFTLGSGKQQRELANESQRLHALLRMASEEAILSNTEIGFSITEDGYEFLQYDDKELTWSNSSVAVLKSREFPEWVAVEFQRDGENLTILGREEEELKKPDMMLLSSGEVTPFTIRLQVEKNSESQFVISSDGLEEIKLVEPGKEDEE, encoded by the coding sequence ATGATGATTATTGCACCCACAGTCATAACCAAGCGGCATCAAGGCTTCACCTTAATTGAGATTTTAGTAGTCATGGTACTGCTAGGGCTTTTAACAGGTGTAGCCGTTTTCACTTTAGGGAGTGGCAAGCAGCAGCGAGAACTCGCGAATGAATCTCAGAGGCTGCACGCTCTCCTAAGAATGGCCTCAGAGGAGGCGATACTCAGCAATACAGAGATTGGTTTTAGTATCACCGAAGACGGCTATGAGTTCTTGCAGTACGATGATAAAGAGTTAACCTGGTCAAACTCCAGTGTTGCCGTCTTAAAAAGCAGAGAGTTTCCTGAGTGGGTTGCGGTCGAGTTTCAGCGGGATGGAGAGAATCTAACCATATTGGGGCGCGAAGAAGAAGAACTTAAAAAACCAGACATGATGTTGCTTTCTAGCGGAGAAGTAACTCCTTTTACTATTAGACTACAAGTCGAAAAAAACTCAGAGAGTCAATTTGTAATTTCATCAGACGGGTTGGAAGAGATTAAATTGGTTGAACCAGGCAAGGAGGACGAGGAGTAA
- a CDS encoding transglutaminase-like cysteine peptidase, translating to MYLSQANQHYFRNALILAFSFSVSMLYAFELSDKLLGYIESKYGQSARSRLELWQRLATTPSQLSTEDKLNQVNRFFNTTQFKSDLQHWGQEDYWATPVELLATNGGDCEDYSIAKYFTLKTMGVPVDKLRITYVKAIRLNQAHMVLAYYETPSSEPLILDNLISDIKPASKRTDLVPVYSFNGDGLWLSKQRGQGKRIGEAGKLSRWVDLNTRLLDDLK from the coding sequence ATGTATTTATCACAAGCCAACCAACATTACTTTCGCAACGCTTTAATACTGGCTTTTTCGTTCAGTGTTTCAATGCTTTACGCGTTTGAACTAAGCGACAAGTTACTCGGTTATATCGAAAGTAAGTACGGTCAGTCTGCAAGAAGCCGCCTTGAGCTGTGGCAACGGCTAGCCACAACCCCCTCACAACTGTCTACGGAAGATAAGCTAAATCAAGTTAACCGTTTTTTTAACACAACTCAGTTTAAGTCCGACCTACAGCACTGGGGGCAAGAAGATTACTGGGCGACCCCAGTAGAGCTACTGGCGACCAACGGGGGCGACTGTGAAGATTACTCAATTGCCAAATATTTCACCCTAAAAACTATGGGCGTACCGGTCGATAAACTCCGCATCACCTACGTTAAAGCAATCCGCCTTAACCAAGCTCATATGGTTCTAGCTTACTACGAAACCCCCAGTTCAGAGCCACTAATCCTCGACAACCTTATCTCAGATATAAAACCTGCGTCCAAACGAACCGATCTAGTGCCTGTGTATAGCTTTAACGGTGATGGCCTATGGCTCTCAAAACAACGAGGCCAAGGAAAGCGGATCGGTGAAGCGGGTAAGCTTTCTCGCTGGGTTGACTTAAATACTCGCTTGCTTGACGATCTTAAATAG